The following coding sequences lie in one Micromonospora sp. R77 genomic window:
- a CDS encoding PadR family transcriptional regulator: MREATFLILTALADEPRHGYGIIQEVGVLSGGRVTLLPGTLYAALDRQVAQGLVEFSHEQVVDGRLRRYYRLRADGRAELVRQTERLRQLTSAAESRLHTLRPKLA; encoded by the coding sequence ATGCGTGAGGCCACCTTTCTGATCCTGACTGCGCTGGCCGACGAGCCGCGTCACGGTTACGGGATCATCCAGGAGGTCGGTGTCCTGTCCGGCGGCCGCGTCACCCTGCTGCCGGGAACCCTTTACGCCGCCCTGGACCGGCAGGTCGCGCAGGGCCTGGTCGAGTTCAGCCACGAGCAGGTCGTCGACGGCCGGCTGCGCCGCTACTACCGGCTACGCGCCGACGGGCGCGCCGAGCTCGTGCGCCAGACGGAGCGGCTGCGCCAGCTGACGTCCGCCGCCGAATCCCGGCTGCACACCCTACGGCCCAAGCTCGCCTGA
- a CDS encoding AAA family ATPase produces the protein MGAAVGDAPAVPALLPVLWLCGPSGVGKSTIAWELFTGLPGSGHVDIDQVGMCFPELPSDPGRTVLEGRILGRVVANFAAAGAGCLIVSGYVDSRRGVHTGYLRQAVLTVLRMRCDQPELRRRLEIRARPGERRESALREAELLDRSSPAYRVLDTTGRTAVEVLEAVRARWPKHPARQPGPWPDPPRTPGEILWLCGATAVGKSTIGWEVAERSRRAGHITGFVDLQQIGFLDPALGHDAGNHRLKAANLAAVWAEFHRHGARRLVVVGQVADHSQVRRYLEALPAATVMLYRLHAGPEQLGERIRHRGLGGGPPIAGDELRGRPPVVLAQAREAAVAQAAALDRADIGDLRIDTDGRSAQDIAQEIITRTGW, from the coding sequence GTGGGTGCGGCGGTGGGCGATGCTCCGGCTGTGCCGGCTCTCCTTCCCGTGCTGTGGTTGTGTGGCCCCTCGGGCGTCGGCAAGTCGACCATCGCGTGGGAGCTGTTCACCGGGCTGCCTGGATCCGGCCACGTCGACATCGACCAGGTGGGCATGTGCTTCCCGGAGCTTCCCTCCGACCCCGGCCGCACCGTGCTGGAGGGGCGCATCCTCGGCCGGGTGGTGGCGAATTTCGCGGCGGCGGGTGCCGGCTGCCTCATCGTCTCGGGATACGTGGACTCCCGTCGGGGCGTGCATACCGGGTACTTGAGGCAGGCCGTGCTCACCGTGCTCCGGATGCGTTGCGACCAGCCGGAGCTGCGCCGACGCCTGGAGATCCGGGCCCGCCCTGGAGAACGGCGGGAATCCGCGCTACGGGAGGCGGAGCTTCTGGATCGCAGCTCGCCTGCGTATCGGGTCCTGGACACCACCGGGCGCACCGCCGTCGAGGTGCTCGAAGCCGTCCGCGCTCGATGGCCGAAGCATCCCGCCCGACAGCCAGGTCCCTGGCCGGACCCCCCGCGAACGCCCGGTGAGATCCTCTGGCTGTGCGGTGCGACCGCGGTCGGGAAGTCGACGATCGGGTGGGAGGTGGCTGAACGGTCGCGGCGCGCGGGACACATCACCGGGTTCGTCGACCTGCAGCAGATCGGCTTCCTCGACCCGGCGCTCGGGCACGATGCCGGCAATCACCGGCTCAAGGCGGCGAATCTCGCCGCCGTCTGGGCCGAGTTCCATCGGCACGGGGCCCGGCGACTGGTGGTGGTCGGCCAGGTAGCGGACCACAGCCAGGTCCGTCGCTATCTCGAGGCGCTTCCCGCCGCCACCGTGATGCTGTACCGACTGCACGCGGGCCCGGAGCAGTTGGGCGAGCGCATCCGGCACCGCGGGCTGGGCGGCGGCCCACCCATCGCCGGTGACGAACTGCGTGGCCGACCCCCTGTCGTGCTGGCTCAGGCGCGCGAAGCTGCCGTCGCACAAGCGGCGGCGTTGGACCGCGCCGACATCGGTGACCTTCGCATCGACACCGACGGCCGTTCCGCCCAGGACATCGCTCAGGAGATCATCACGCGTACCGGTTGGTGA
- a CDS encoding DUF6204 family protein, with translation MTYERSLVAFTFRWLVPATAEDGEAVVIGKAEALAAAAVRGLGADHRDLKSVATDLDSIKVRRR, from the coding sequence GTGACCTACGAGCGATCCCTGGTCGCGTTCACCTTCCGCTGGCTGGTCCCAGCGACCGCGGAGGACGGGGAAGCAGTCGTCATCGGCAAGGCGGAGGCACTCGCTGCGGCCGCCGTCCGGGGACTCGGCGCCGACCACCGCGACCTGAAGTCGGTGGCGACGGACCTCGACAGCATCAAGGTCCGTCGGCGGTGA
- a CDS encoding dihydrofolate reductase family protein encodes MGPLIFSLNLTLDGCVDHQEGIVDDETHAFFTRLMDEGGAMLWGRVTYEMMESYWPAVARGDVEAPAAMREWAVKLEAKPKYVVSSTRTDFPWANSHHIAGDLREGVQKLKDATPAGVLLGSGKLATELDRLDLIDEYRLLVHPRIAGHGPTLYQDGLPGTRRLELLSAEPLRNGAVAMHYRRVR; translated from the coding sequence ATGGGACCGCTCATCTTCAGCCTCAACCTCACCCTGGACGGTTGCGTCGACCACCAGGAGGGGATCGTGGACGACGAGACACACGCGTTCTTCACCCGTCTCATGGACGAGGGCGGGGCGATGCTGTGGGGCCGCGTCACCTACGAGATGATGGAGAGCTACTGGCCGGCCGTCGCCCGCGGCGATGTGGAGGCACCGGCGGCGATGCGCGAGTGGGCGGTCAAGCTGGAGGCCAAACCCAAGTACGTGGTGTCGTCGACGCGCACGGACTTCCCGTGGGCCAACAGCCACCACATTGCCGGCGATCTGCGCGAGGGCGTGCAGAAGCTCAAGGACGCGACCCCGGCCGGAGTCCTTCTCGGAAGCGGCAAGCTCGCGACCGAGCTCGACCGGCTGGACCTGATCGACGAGTACAGGTTGCTCGTCCATCCCCGGATCGCCGGCCACGGCCCGACGCTGTACCAGGACGGGCTGCCCGGCACGCGCCGGCTCGAGCTGCTCTCGGCGGAGCCGCTCCGCAACGGCGCGGTGGCCATGCACTACCGCCGCGTGCGCTGA
- a CDS encoding VOC family protein, with protein sequence MSYVRRFDHVGITVADLDVVTAFFVALGLEVEGRMFVEGEFLETVCGIPDSRTEIVMLTSPDGGARLELARFVRPDSVPGSPTAMANELGLRNVSFEVSDLRAAVDWAASEGYGLVGGIGEYEGAWRMAYVRGPEGIIVSLAERVGTP encoded by the coding sequence ATGTCATACGTACGGCGCTTCGACCACGTCGGCATCACGGTCGCCGATCTCGATGTCGTGACCGCCTTCTTCGTGGCGCTCGGCCTGGAGGTCGAGGGGAGGATGTTCGTCGAGGGCGAGTTCCTGGAGACGGTCTGCGGCATTCCCGACTCGCGTACCGAGATCGTCATGCTGACGTCGCCCGACGGTGGCGCCCGCCTGGAACTCGCGCGCTTCGTGCGGCCCGACTCCGTGCCCGGCTCGCCGACCGCGATGGCCAACGAACTGGGCTTGCGCAACGTGTCCTTCGAGGTCAGCGACCTGCGGGCCGCGGTCGACTGGGCAGCGAGCGAGGGCTACGGACTGGTCGGCGGTATCGGCGAGTACGAGGGCGCCTGGCGGATGGCGTACGTGCGGGGGCCGGAAGGAATCATCGTCTCGCTGGCCGAACGCGTCGGGACGCCGTGA
- a CDS encoding sulfotransferase, with protein sequence METRFLIDPGGLRDLADALTDRYDPTVGEDALHRLGDFLTVRVPGRRDDRGKTVPELVGAQRYRDAVHRLWPQLVACTFDEPASPEGFGDADRPAGPFAPPSRRRVLPRYFSDRAELIAILRGLIDTLFGGAAADAGKPTWCEKTPFNLLYMDFLWELVPGATIVHITRHPVSVLASHLAQPWAPPTVDGALAYLTPIYHRWLTWKNTVDLTDRRYVEVKAEDLAADWPGQRRALFERLGVDDVATPSTFQAHKLANRSDQFDAEIRQVIEAALGDIIPAMGYA encoded by the coding sequence ATGGAGACCCGGTTCCTCATCGACCCTGGTGGACTGCGGGACCTGGCCGACGCGCTCACCGATCGGTACGACCCCACCGTCGGCGAGGACGCCCTGCACCGGCTGGGTGACTTCCTCACCGTACGAGTGCCCGGCCGACGCGACGATCGCGGCAAGACCGTTCCCGAGCTGGTCGGCGCGCAGCGCTACCGGGACGCCGTACACCGGCTCTGGCCGCAGTTGGTCGCGTGCACGTTCGACGAGCCCGCCTCCCCGGAGGGTTTCGGCGACGCCGACCGGCCTGCCGGGCCGTTCGCGCCGCCGAGCCGCCGACGGGTACTGCCCAGGTACTTCAGTGACCGGGCCGAACTGATCGCCATCCTGCGCGGGCTGATCGACACCCTGTTCGGCGGAGCGGCGGCCGACGCGGGCAAGCCGACCTGGTGCGAGAAGACACCGTTCAACCTGCTGTACATGGACTTCCTCTGGGAACTGGTCCCCGGAGCGACCATCGTGCACATCACGCGTCACCCGGTCTCGGTGCTCGCCTCCCACCTGGCCCAGCCATGGGCACCACCCACCGTCGACGGCGCGCTCGCCTACCTCACGCCGATCTACCACCGCTGGCTCACCTGGAAGAACACGGTCGACCTGACGGACAGGCGATACGTCGAGGTGAAAGCGGAAGACCTCGCCGCCGACTGGCCCGGGCAGCGCCGCGCCCTATTCGAACGGCTCGGCGTCGACGACGTCGCCACCCCGTCGACGTTCCAGGCGCACAAGCTGGCGAACCGCAGCGACCAGTTCGACGCCGAGATCCGCCAGGTCATCGAAGCAGCGCTCGGCGACATCATCCCGGCCATGGGATACGCGTGA
- a CDS encoding ABC transporter ATP-binding protein: MTSEQATEPAIQVRGLEKSYQELHVLRGVDLDVARGSIFALLGSNGAGKTTLVRILSTLLRADAGTAGVNGFDVAGQAPQVRESISLTGQFAAVDEVLTGRENLVLMARLRHLRNAGRIADDLLGRFSLTDAATRRVSTYSGGMRRRLDIAMSLIGNPPVIFLDEPTTGLDPQARLEVWQAVRELAGQGTTVLLTTQYLDEAEQLADRIAILHHGRIIANGTLSELKQLLPPAKVEYVEKQPTLEDVFLAIVGDESTDTDAGSANLSTTNN; the protein is encoded by the coding sequence ATGACATCCGAGCAGGCCACCGAGCCTGCGATCCAGGTACGCGGCCTGGAGAAGTCGTACCAGGAACTGCACGTGCTGCGCGGGGTGGACCTCGACGTGGCCCGGGGCAGCATCTTCGCCCTGCTCGGCTCGAACGGCGCGGGCAAGACCACGCTGGTGCGCATCCTGTCGACGCTGCTCAGGGCGGACGCGGGAACAGCCGGCGTCAACGGCTTCGACGTGGCCGGGCAGGCACCGCAGGTGCGTGAGTCGATCAGCCTGACCGGGCAGTTCGCGGCCGTCGACGAGGTCCTCACCGGTCGGGAGAACCTGGTGCTGATGGCGAGGCTGCGGCACCTGAGGAATGCTGGTCGCATCGCGGACGACCTGCTGGGCCGCTTCTCCCTGACCGACGCGGCGACCCGGCGGGTGTCGACGTACTCCGGTGGCATGCGCCGCCGTCTCGACATCGCGATGAGCCTGATCGGGAACCCGCCGGTGATCTTCCTCGACGAGCCGACGACCGGGCTCGACCCGCAGGCGCGTCTCGAGGTGTGGCAGGCCGTCCGGGAGCTGGCCGGGCAGGGTACGACGGTGCTGCTCACCACGCAGTACCTCGACGAGGCCGAACAGCTCGCCGACCGGATCGCGATCCTGCACCACGGGCGCATCATCGCCAACGGCACCCTTTCCGAACTCAAGCAGCTCCTTCCGCCCGCCAAGGTCGAGTACGTCGAGAAGCAACCGACGCTCGAGGACGTCTTCCTCGCCATCGTCGGTGACGAAAGCACCGACACCGACGCCGGCTCCGCCAACCTCTCCACCACGAACAACTGA
- a CDS encoding ABC transporter permease: protein MTKHFFGDTAVLLGRSLRHISRSPDTIITTAIMPIAFLLLFVYVFGGAIRTGSDRYVNYLLPGILLITVASGISYTAYRLFLDMKGGIFERFQSMPIARSSVLWAHVLTSLVANLISLVVVVLVALAMGFRSGAGVLDWLAVTGVMVLFTLALTWLAVIPGLTAKSVDGASAFSYPLIFLPFVSSAFVPTESMPGPVRAFAENQPVTSIVDTIRKLFAQQQVGDDVWIALAWCAGLLVVAYGVAMAVYRRKIS, encoded by the coding sequence ATGACCAAGCACTTCTTCGGCGACACCGCCGTCCTGCTGGGGCGGTCCCTGCGCCACATCAGCCGCAGCCCGGACACCATCATCACGACCGCCATCATGCCGATCGCCTTCCTGCTGCTGTTCGTCTACGTCTTCGGCGGCGCGATCCGGACCGGGTCCGACAGGTACGTGAACTACCTGCTGCCGGGCATCCTGCTCATCACCGTCGCCTCGGGCATCTCCTACACCGCGTACCGGCTCTTCCTCGACATGAAGGGCGGCATCTTCGAGCGGTTCCAGTCCATGCCGATCGCCCGTTCGTCCGTGCTGTGGGCGCACGTGCTGACCTCGCTGGTCGCCAATCTGATCTCACTCGTGGTGGTGGTGCTGGTCGCCCTGGCCATGGGCTTCCGCTCGGGCGCCGGCGTGCTGGACTGGCTCGCGGTCACCGGGGTCATGGTGCTGTTCACGCTGGCCCTGACCTGGCTCGCCGTCATCCCGGGCCTGACCGCGAAGTCCGTCGACGGCGCGAGCGCGTTCTCCTACCCGCTCATCTTCCTGCCGTTCGTCAGCTCCGCCTTCGTACCGACGGAGAGCATGCCCGGCCCGGTACGCGCCTTCGCCGAGAATCAGCCGGTGACCTCCATCGTCGACACCATCCGCAAGCTGTTCGCTCAGCAGCAGGTCGGGGACGATGTCTGGATCGCCCTCGCCTGGTGTGCCGGCCTGCTCGTCGTGGCGTACGGCGTCGCCATGGCCGTCTACCGGAGGAAGATCAGTTGA
- a CDS encoding MerR family transcriptional regulator produces the protein MLTIGRLAAYAGVTIRAVRHYHQIGLLREPERDASGYRTYDAAAVVRLVRIRTLAEAGVPLARVRELLDAEPETFAAATAEIDQRLRTQIRTLQEHRRRIARLGCGDSLAVPPEVADYLDRLRAIGASPAAVESERDAWILMAARWPEAIPEMMVQKVAQLSNPKVVRLYQLIDRIAENWADEELLAETADLMSELFAQAEAAGELTGQDDVTPDEAFIRLMDSFADAAHPAVARLRELVAERGWVGWTRVEKRRP, from the coding sequence ATGCTGACGATCGGACGGCTGGCGGCCTACGCCGGGGTGACCATTCGCGCGGTGCGGCACTACCACCAGATCGGGCTGCTCCGGGAGCCGGAGCGCGACGCCTCCGGCTACCGGACGTACGACGCCGCCGCCGTCGTGCGGCTCGTCCGGATCCGAACCCTGGCCGAGGCCGGTGTCCCGCTGGCCCGGGTCCGCGAGCTGCTCGACGCCGAGCCCGAGACGTTCGCCGCCGCGACCGCCGAGATCGACCAACGGTTGCGGACGCAGATCCGTACCCTGCAGGAGCACCGGCGGCGGATCGCGCGCCTGGGATGCGGCGACTCCCTGGCCGTCCCGCCGGAGGTGGCCGACTATCTGGACCGGCTACGGGCGATCGGAGCGTCCCCGGCCGCCGTCGAGTCGGAGCGGGACGCCTGGATCCTCATGGCGGCGCGCTGGCCGGAGGCGATCCCGGAGATGATGGTCCAGAAGGTGGCTCAGCTGTCCAACCCGAAGGTGGTCCGGCTCTATCAGCTCATCGACCGGATCGCCGAGAACTGGGCGGACGAGGAGCTGCTGGCCGAGACGGCCGACCTGATGAGTGAGCTGTTCGCGCAGGCGGAGGCCGCCGGGGAGCTGACCGGGCAGGACGATGTCACGCCCGACGAGGCGTTCATCCGCCTGATGGACTCGTTCGCCGATGCCGCCCATCCTGCCGTCGCCCGGCTGCGGGAGCTGGTCGCGGAACGCGGGTGGGTCGGCTGGACCCGGGTGGAGAAGCGCCGGCCGTGA
- a CDS encoding RNA polymerase sigma factor, with product MSSGTEHEDRFRRVYAVNFAPLLAYATRRVAQPEDAADVVAETFLVAWRRSRDMPPEAEARLWLYGVARRVLANHHRGGARRERLGDRLRQRLGMAAAVDPGSEVPERLTVRAALAQLGELDREVLMLTFWERLEPREVAEVLQVNPAAVRTRLSRARARLRNLIGDGDGPPGHVLGVMAVRTSEEGR from the coding sequence GTGAGCTCCGGGACCGAGCACGAGGACCGCTTCCGACGCGTCTACGCGGTCAACTTCGCACCGCTGCTGGCGTACGCCACGCGGCGCGTCGCGCAGCCCGAAGACGCCGCCGACGTGGTCGCGGAGACCTTCCTCGTCGCCTGGCGGCGCAGCCGGGACATGCCGCCGGAGGCCGAAGCCCGGCTGTGGCTGTACGGCGTGGCCCGGCGCGTGCTGGCCAACCACCACCGCGGCGGAGCGCGCCGGGAACGGCTGGGCGACCGGTTGCGCCAACGGCTGGGGATGGCCGCTGCCGTCGACCCGGGCAGCGAGGTGCCCGAACGGCTCACCGTGCGGGCCGCGCTGGCCCAGTTGGGGGAGCTGGACCGGGAGGTGTTGATGCTGACCTTCTGGGAGAGGCTGGAGCCGCGCGAGGTCGCCGAGGTACTGCAGGTGAACCCGGCCGCGGTCCGTACCCGGTTGTCCCGCGCCCGGGCCCGGCTGCGGAATCTCATCGGTGACGGCGACGGTCCACCCGGACATGTACTGGGCGTCATGGCCGTACGCACCTCGGAGGAGGGCAGATGA
- a CDS encoding acyl-CoA dehydrogenase — translation MSSSTLLSRRDLAFLLHDWLDVTRLTERPRYAEHSRETFDDVLDLAARVAAEHFATHNRAADLAEPTFDGRRVHTIPQVKAALDVFAETGLLAATMDGTVGGMQLPHVVAAACFAWFQAANVSTAAYPFLTLGNANLLLTHGSAEQVDTWVRPMVEGRFFGTMCLSEPQAGSSLADITTRAEPQEDGTYRLTGTKMWISGGDHELAENIVHLVLARIPGGPPGVKGISLFIVPKVLLDDNGQPGPRNDVVLVGLNHKMGYRGTTNTLLNFGEGVHRPDGRAGAVGYLVGQPHQGLAQMFHMMNEARIGVGAGATALGYTGYLKSVAYARQRPQGRPVADKDPTAPQVPIVAHPDVRRMLLAQKSYVEGALALVLYCGRLLDEERTAPAEADRERAHLLLDMLTPIAKSWPSQWCLAANDLAIQVHGGYGYTRDYDVEQHWRDNRLNPIHEGTHGIQALDLLGRKVTMQGGAGLALLLETIGATVTRAWKADGEAAELAGHLGAAVDRIGVVTRRLWGSGDPELALANASLYLEAVGHVVIAWMWLEQLLAVEAMGAPEGAEGEFLAGKRQAARYFFRYELPRTGPQFDLLESLDRTTLDTREGWF, via the coding sequence GTGTCGTCGTCCACCCTGCTGTCCCGTCGGGACCTGGCGTTCCTGCTCCACGACTGGCTGGACGTGACCCGGCTGACCGAGCGCCCCCGCTATGCCGAGCACTCCCGCGAGACCTTCGACGACGTGCTCGACCTGGCCGCGCGGGTGGCGGCCGAGCACTTCGCCACCCACAACCGGGCCGCCGACCTCGCCGAGCCCACCTTCGACGGCCGCCGCGTGCACACCATTCCGCAGGTCAAGGCCGCCCTCGACGTCTTCGCCGAGACCGGGCTGCTGGCCGCGACCATGGACGGGACGGTCGGCGGGATGCAGCTGCCGCACGTGGTCGCCGCGGCGTGCTTCGCCTGGTTCCAGGCCGCCAACGTCAGCACCGCCGCCTACCCGTTCCTCACCCTCGGCAACGCCAACCTGCTGCTCACCCACGGCAGCGCCGAGCAGGTCGACACCTGGGTCCGGCCGATGGTCGAGGGTCGCTTCTTCGGCACCATGTGCCTCTCCGAGCCGCAGGCCGGCAGCTCGCTCGCCGACATCACCACCCGCGCCGAGCCGCAGGAGGACGGGACCTACCGGCTGACCGGCACCAAGATGTGGATCTCCGGCGGCGACCACGAGCTGGCCGAGAACATCGTCCACCTCGTCCTCGCCCGGATCCCCGGGGGACCGCCCGGGGTGAAGGGCATCTCGCTGTTCATCGTGCCCAAGGTGCTGCTCGACGACAACGGTCAGCCCGGTCCGCGCAACGACGTGGTGCTGGTCGGCCTCAACCACAAGATGGGCTACCGGGGCACCACCAACACCCTGCTCAACTTCGGCGAGGGCGTGCACCGGCCGGACGGGCGGGCCGGGGCGGTCGGCTACCTGGTCGGCCAGCCGCACCAGGGGCTCGCGCAGATGTTCCACATGATGAACGAGGCCCGGATCGGGGTGGGCGCCGGCGCGACCGCCCTCGGCTACACCGGCTACCTCAAGTCCGTCGCGTACGCCCGCCAGCGCCCCCAGGGCCGCCCGGTCGCCGACAAGGACCCGACCGCGCCGCAGGTGCCGATCGTCGCCCACCCCGACGTACGCCGGATGCTGCTGGCCCAGAAGAGCTACGTGGAGGGCGCGCTCGCCCTGGTCCTCTACTGCGGCCGGCTGCTCGACGAGGAGCGGACCGCCCCGGCCGAGGCCGACCGCGAGCGGGCCCACCTGCTGCTGGACATGCTCACCCCGATCGCCAAGAGCTGGCCCTCACAGTGGTGCCTGGCCGCCAACGACCTGGCCATCCAGGTGCACGGCGGCTACGGCTACACCCGCGACTACGACGTCGAGCAGCACTGGCGGGACAACCGGCTCAACCCCATCCACGAGGGCACCCACGGCATCCAGGCCCTCGACCTGCTCGGCCGCAAGGTGACCATGCAGGGTGGCGCGGGGTTGGCGCTGCTGCTGGAGACGATCGGCGCGACGGTCACCCGGGCCTGGAAGGCCGACGGGGAGGCCGCCGAGCTGGCCGGGCACCTCGGGGCCGCGGTGGACCGGATCGGCGTGGTGACCCGCCGGCTCTGGGGCAGCGGCGACCCGGAACTGGCCTTGGCGAACGCCTCGCTCTATCTGGAGGCGGTCGGACATGTGGTGATCGCCTGGATGTGGCTGGAGCAGCTGCTCGCCGTGGAGGCGATGGGAGCGCCGGAGGGGGCGGAGGGGGAGTTCCTGGCGGGGAAGCGGCAGGCGGCGCGCTACTTCTTCCGCTACGAGCTGCCCCGCACGGGACCTCAGTTCGACCTGCTGGAGAGCCTGGACCGGACCACCCTGGACACCCGGGAGGGCTGGTTCTGA
- a CDS encoding 26S protease regulatory subunit, which produces MPRSDAVTLDQVGGLAEVVARFREIAVSFRHPQVMARWGARRPQGILMYGPPGTGKTMLARALANEIGADFREIRTPEILDKYLGGSERNIKQIFREARRYRQPTVMLFDEFDSIISYAGAGGDAASQAVNAVAGIFKQEMNTLFEENPDVIVVATTNFPQRVDASLIRSGRFDIKVAIPAPDETGRAEIITKMVRELIDRHEGPGFRMFAADVDPAELAALTPGLTGADIRELLRRVQLAKAMREATEGAPAGPISQDDLREAVAGLRRG; this is translated from the coding sequence GTGCCGCGCAGCGACGCGGTCACCCTCGACCAGGTCGGCGGCCTCGCCGAGGTGGTCGCCCGGTTCCGGGAGATCGCCGTGTCGTTCCGTCACCCGCAGGTGATGGCCCGCTGGGGCGCCCGCCGGCCGCAGGGCATCCTGATGTACGGCCCGCCCGGCACCGGCAAGACCATGCTGGCCCGCGCCCTGGCCAACGAGATCGGCGCCGACTTCCGGGAGATCCGCACCCCGGAGATCCTCGACAAGTATCTGGGCGGTTCCGAGCGGAACATCAAGCAGATCTTCCGGGAGGCCCGCCGCTACCGGCAGCCCACCGTGATGCTCTTCGACGAGTTCGACAGCATCATCAGCTATGCCGGGGCCGGCGGGGACGCCGCCAGCCAGGCGGTCAACGCGGTCGCCGGCATCTTCAAGCAGGAGATGAACACCCTGTTCGAGGAGAACCCCGACGTGATCGTGGTGGCCACCACCAACTTCCCGCAACGGGTGGACGCCTCGCTGATCCGCTCCGGACGCTTCGACATCAAGGTCGCCATCCCCGCGCCCGACGAGACCGGCCGCGCGGAGATCATCACGAAGATGGTCCGCGAGCTGATCGACCGGCACGAGGGGCCCGGCTTCCGGATGTTCGCCGCCGACGTCGACCCGGCCGAGCTGGCCGCGCTCACCCCCGGCCTGACCGGCGCGGACATCCGCGAACTGCTGCGCCGGGTGCAGCTGGCCAAGGCGATGCGGGAGGCGACCGAGGGTGCGCCGGCCGGCCCGATCAGCCAGGATGACCTGCGAGAAGCCGTCGCCGGGCTGCGTCGCGGCTGA
- a CDS encoding acyl-CoA desaturase — MTVIQKKAVNPIAHLSAEDIEILGKELDAIRDRVLAERGESDATYIRKVIKTQRTLEISSRAVLLFSLFPPAWVVGTAGLAAAKILENMEIGHNILHGQYDFMRDPKIHSTTWEWDHVSPAEQWKHSHNQLHHTYTNVLGKDNDLGYGIMRVDEDQKWHPMHLGQPLWNFINACFFEYGIAAYDLELGRNLQKGRHKSPEFRARARAVGRKIRRQFLKDYLIHPLLSGPSFLSTLAATFTANLIRNLWSHSVIMCGHFPNGVETFSRTSIEGETRGEWYLRQMLGSANISGSRLMHIMTGNLSFQIEHHLFPDLPSKRYQEIAPQVRALFDRYGLKYTTGPLPKQVASAWWKVIRLSLPNRRAERAVPAALASSGAPA; from the coding sequence GTGACCGTGATCCAGAAGAAGGCCGTCAACCCGATCGCCCACCTCAGTGCCGAGGACATCGAGATCCTCGGCAAGGAGCTGGACGCCATCCGGGACCGGGTGCTCGCCGAGCGCGGCGAGTCGGACGCGACCTACATCCGCAAGGTCATCAAGACCCAGCGGACGCTGGAGATCAGCAGCCGGGCCGTGCTGCTCTTCTCGCTCTTCCCGCCGGCCTGGGTCGTCGGCACCGCCGGCCTCGCGGCGGCCAAGATCCTGGAGAACATGGAGATCGGCCACAACATCCTGCACGGCCAGTACGACTTCATGCGCGACCCGAAGATCCACTCCACGACCTGGGAGTGGGACCACGTCTCCCCGGCCGAGCAGTGGAAGCACTCGCACAACCAGCTGCACCACACGTACACCAACGTGCTCGGCAAGGACAACGACCTCGGGTACGGCATCATGCGCGTCGACGAGGACCAGAAGTGGCACCCGATGCACCTGGGCCAGCCGCTGTGGAACTTCATCAACGCCTGCTTCTTCGAGTACGGCATCGCCGCGTACGACCTGGAGCTGGGGCGGAACCTGCAGAAGGGGCGGCACAAGTCGCCGGAGTTCCGGGCCCGGGCCCGCGCCGTGGGTCGCAAGATCCGTCGGCAGTTCCTCAAGGACTACCTGATCCACCCGCTGCTGTCCGGGCCCTCCTTCCTCAGCACCCTGGCCGCCACCTTCACCGCGAACCTGATCCGCAACCTGTGGAGCCACTCGGTGATCATGTGCGGGCACTTCCCGAACGGGGTGGAGACGTTCTCCAGGACCTCCATCGAGGGCGAGACCCGGGGCGAGTGGTACCTGCGGCAGATGCTCGGCTCGGCCAACATCAGCGGCAGCCGGCTGATGCACATCATGACCGGCAACCTGTCCTTCCAGATCGAGCACCACCTCTTCCCCGACCTGCCCAGCAAGCGCTACCAGGAGATCGCCCCGCAGGTGCGGGCGCTGTTCGACCGGTACGGGCTGAAGTACACCACCGGCCCGCTGCCCAAGCAGGTCGCCTCCGCCTGGTGGAAGGTCATCCGGCTCTCCCTGCCGAACCGGCGGGCCGAGCGGGCGGTGCCGGCCGCGCTGGCCTCGTCGGGCGCGCCGGCCTGA